A window from Glandiceps talaboti chromosome 15, keGlaTala1.1, whole genome shotgun sequence encodes these proteins:
- the LOC144446601 gene encoding putative ATP-dependent RNA helicase DHX34 has translation MEWQNHKAELDSIFFRDRDFIKRGTKNYDDFWAFFKKYQAFQSRKQSTTSTSSKASDSREKSCKLGLPMKYDKRYKINVSVKSKDFEHYSRPYSVTGNRDDDKLSKEKLSEFRLALLHYVDFCQKQQFNKLAKLRKDQANLPIAKYKDKILNAVKANQVIVIAGDTGCGKSTQVPQYLLAAGYTNIACTQPRRIACISLAKRVGYETLNEYGSEVAYKIRFESTKNIFTRILFVTEGLLLRQISSDSTLSQYNVIIVDEVHERHIHTDFLLGVLRCLLEHRKDLKLILMSATININLFSGYFSDAPVIQVPGRLYPIKLEYVAVSPEEQTSRSERLDPRPYLRIMQRVDNKYPSNERGDLLIFLSGMSEISSVTEAARHYATQTKRWIVLPLHSTLSVHEQDKVFDIAPDGVRKCIIATNIAETSVTIDGVRFIADSGKVKEMSYDPKAKMQRLQEFWISRASAEQRKGRAGRTGPGVCFRLYEESDYNDFQEYATPEIHRVPLDSLILQMIAMGLPNARSFPFIEPPPLSSIENSIVFLKEQGALTEDEKLTPIGKMLAQLPVDVVIGKMLIMGTVFHVIHPVLSISASLSVQSPFTNKAYHDHNIASARQPLESDHGDPFTLLNSYDEWIQVKTQGRNSSRKWCKRRGLEEQRFYEMSKLRQQFKDLLKDHGLLTLAGEDRQYSSVERHYRNREKEKLKKLKREQRQANRKRKVLKLEQEDFEVSDASDNEGVDIADIDFKLTHDIDDLQEMSDVSRGFTLREINLLKVILCSGLYPQLAIADDCNSYRKDSDQVFHTKSKPFVVLHPTGVFANNPDILEPRITNQNEMDKTRMNFSNKHELLAFVSLLETNKPYLVNTMRVPAIQTMMLYSHSLDTNQECTRIVADGWIDFQFKDGESAQYLLSSAVQLRSTWQKLLQIKLEDSMSADKTKPDSGPNLNVLRLERILAAKLSELLDSDVQYSMRKLRSTEAAHLYVGPNKDMGTTGEVDKFFHSQSSNCEPHPTKGGTRVNTYLTFGCLIDNETADMDEYGSVMRKHWICPICNSNMIVTVLEKIQHESQCTGEIEIKQSDTDQTQTSSTSKDGQMRHLKKTYHCDVCEQDLQLTTTEILKHKRSHKN, from the exons ATGGAGTGGCAGAATCACAAAGCTGAACTTGACTCTATCTTTTTTAGAGACAGAGATTTCATTAAGAG AGGTACAAAGAACTATGATGATTTCTGGGCCTTCTTCAAGAAATACCAAGCCTTTCAAAGTAGGAAACaaagtactactagtactagtagcaaAG CAAGTGATAGCAGAGAGAAAAGTTGTAAACTTGGCTTACCCATGAAGTACGACAAACGATACAAAATCAATGTGTCCGtgaaatctaaagactttgagCACTATTCAAGACCATATTCTGTGACAGGGAACAGAG ATGATGACAAATTGAGTAAAGAGAAATTGTCTGAATTCCGACTAGCTCTTCTACATTACGTTGACTTCTGTCAAAAACAACAG tttaataAATTAGCTAAGTTGCGGAAAGACCAAGCTAATTTACCCATAGCTAAGTACAAAGATAAAATACTTAATGCAGTGAAAGCCAATCAGGTGATTGTTATTGCTGGTGACACTGGATGTGGGAAGTCTACacag GTTCCGCAATACTTACTAGCAGCTGGTTATACAAACATTGCATGTACACAGCCAAGAAGAATTGCTTGTATCTCATTAGCCAAGAGAGTAGGCTATGAAACCCTGAATGAGTATGGTTCTGAAGTTGCCTACAAGATTAGATTTGAGTCAACGAAGAATATCTTCACCAGGATCCTGTTTGTCACTGAAG GTTTATTGTTAAGACAAATCTCCAGTGATTCCACCCTATCACAGTACAATGTCATTATAGTGGATGAAGTTCATGAAAGACACATCCATACTGATTTCCTCCTTGGTGTCCTAAGATGTCTCCTTGAACATCGGAAGGATCTCAAACTCATCCTGATGTCTGCTACCATCAATATCAACTTATTTTCAGGATACTTCAGTGATGCTCCTGTTATACAG GTTCCTGGAAGGCTGTATCCAATCAAATTAGAGTATGTTGCTGTGAGTCCTGAG GAACAGACAAGTCGGTCAGAGAGATTAGATCCGAGACCCTATTTACGTATCATGCAGCGTGTTGATAACAAGTATCCGTCCAATGAAAGAGGAGATCTATTAATCTTTCTTAGTGGAATGTCTGAGATTTCTAGTGTTACAGAAGCAGCACGACACTATGCTACGCAAACCAAACGATGGATTGTTCTACCATTGCATAGCACATTATCAGTACACGAACAAGATAAG GTATTTGATATTGCTCCAGATGGTGTCAGGAAGTGTATCATAGCAACCAATATAGCAGAAACATCAGTTACTATTGATGGTGTCAGGTTTATTGCTGATTCTGGAAAG GTAAAAGAGATGAGTTATGATCCTAAAGCTAAAATGCAGAGACTACAAGAATTCTGGATTAGTAGAGCTAGTGCTGAGCAGAGGAAAGGAAGAGCAG GTAGAACAGGTCCTGGTGTGTGTTTCCGTCTTTATGAGGAATCCGACTACAATGACTTCCAGGAATACGCTACACCTGAAATCCATCGAGTCCCACTGGACTCTCTCATACTTCAGATGATTGCCATGGGTTTACCAAATGCAAGGAG TTTTCCATTCATTGAACCACCACCATTGTCCAGTATTGAAAATTCTATTGTGTTCTTGAAAGAACAGGGTGCTTTAACAGAAGATGAGAAATTAACACCAATAGGAAAAATGCTGGCTCAGTTACCAGTTGATGTTGTTATTGGTAAAATGTTAATCATGGGCACCGTATTTCAT GTAATTCATCCAGTGTTGTCTATATCTGCATCCCTTAGTGTCCAATCACCGTTTACTAATAAAGCATATCATGACCACAATATAGCT AGTGCAAGACAGCCACTAGAGTCAGACCATGGGGATCCATTTACTTTATTGAACTCTTATGATGAATGGATACAG GTAAAAACACAAGGTAGAAACTCCTCTCGTAAATGGTGCAAGAGAAGAGGTCTTGAAGAGCAACGTTTCTATGAAATGTCAAAACTCAGACAACAGTTTAAAGACTTGCTTAAG GACCATGGATTGCTAACTCTGGCTGGAGAAGACAGGCAGTACAGTAGTGTAGAGAGACATTACAGAAATAGGGAAAAAGAAAAACTTAAAAAACTGAAAAGAGAACAAAGACAGGCAAATCGAAAAAGGAAAGTTCTGAAGCTGGAACAAGAG GATTTTGAAGTGAGTGATGCCAGTGACAATGAAGGTGTTGATATTGCTgatattgatttcaaattgacaCATGACATTGATGATTTACAG GAAATGTCTGATGTCAGTCGTGGTTTCACGTTACGAGAAATCAATCTGCTGAAAGTGATTCTCTGCAGTGGTCTATATCCACAACTCGCCATAGCAGATGATTGTAACTCATACAGGAAAGATTCAGATCAAGTCTTTCACACCAAG TCTAAACCCTTTGTTGTCCTCCATCCCACTGGTGTATTTGCCAACAATCCTGACATACTTGAACCAAGGATCACAAACCAAAATGAAATGGACAAAACTAGGATGAATTTCAGTAATAAACATGAATTACTAGCATTtgt ATCTTTGTTGGAGACTAATAAGCCATATTTAGTGAACACTATGAGAGTTCCTGCCATACAAACCATGATGTTGTATTCACATAGTTTGGATACTAATCAAGAATGTACAAG GATTGTAGctgatggatggattgatttcCAGTTCAAGGATGGTGAATCAGCTCAGTATTTGTTGTCCAGTGCTGTACAACTCAGATCAACATGGCAGAAACTATTGCAAATCAAACTGGAAG ACTCCATGTCAGCAGACAAGACAAAGCCAGACAGTGGACCAAATCTGAATGTGTTAAGATTAGAGAGAATTCTAGCTGCCAAACTATCAGAGTTGTTAGACAGtgatgtacagtatagtatgagAAAACTAAGGTCTACAGAAGCTGCACATCTCTATGTTGGACCGAATAAAG ACATGGGTACTACAGGGGAGGTAGACAAGTTCTTCCATTCACAAAGTTCTAACTGTGAACCACACCCTACTAAAGGTGGCACTAGAGTTAACACTTATCTGACATTTGGATG TCTTATTGACAATGAAACTGCTGACATGGATGAGTATGGATCAGTCATGAGAAAACACTGGATATGTCCAATATGCAATAGTAATATGATAGTGACGGTCTTAGAGAAAATACAACATGAAAGTCAATGCACAGGTGAAATAG AAATTAAGCAAAGTGACACAGACCAAACTCAAACATCATCTACAAGTAAGGACGGCCAAATGAGACATTTGAAAAAGACCTACCACTGTGATGTATGTGAGCAGGATTTGCAGCTGACTACCACTGAGATTTTGAAACATAAAAGGTCTCATAAGAATTAa